The DNA region CAAACATCTTACAGGTTCTCCTAACCACCTATCAAtctgatatattttacataaatttatcaagaatacattttcaataaCTTGTAGTActgtaattataattgatcTTCAGTtctttaaatgtaaaaatctacagaaaaaagaaaggaaaaaaataagttacCTCTTCTGATTCAGGAAGATCATGACTTACAATCAAAGCAATTGCTAATTTCTTATCGTAATCACAAACTGTTCTAAAACCATTCCACCATTCCCAAGTATTTTCAACCATAATATTTTCCTCCTCTCTGTATGAAAGTGCTTGTTTTAATGGATTTTCCATTGGTATTTGTACCCATATCTGAATtcataaatacaaaaaaaaaaattatacttccTATGTTCTTCactcattataattatttgtaagaaataatatatcagaAAGCATACTTGAAAATTACAAGTAGCTGATAacttatcattaataattctggcaagatttatattcttttctatgcCTCCTATTAATTTAAGCGTGATTCCTGCCAATCCTAAATGACTAGCTAATGATAATTCTTGATTTAAAGTTTCTTcgctattttttctataattaagaTCTTTAGCATCGACTTTTATATGCGATGATATTTTcccaataattaaattattccaatctataaaaaaaaaaaaatattatatgttttcctaatgtaattttcattattttcctaATGTAATTTTCATACATACCAGAAGTACATAACACTAAATCAGGTCTTGTAAGTGGGCCTGGTCGATTTTTGACAACACcagaaataaattctcttttaaacAATGGATGTACAAGtggtatacatataaattcaaatctatgaaagagtaataaattatatatccatGTAAACACttattaagtatataatttgaaatataatagtataattttttacaagtaTACCTAGATGAGGTTGCAGCAAATAAGCAATTACTTAGATCAGGTACAGAACAAAGATCTAGTCCACATGAAATTGGTCTTTGGtttgtcattattttttatcataaaataaatcgagttgttttctgaaaaaaaaaaaagtaattatttaataacactcatttaataaaaattttcggtCGCCGCCATTACCGGTCTCaaagttttaatataaaacttcATAGGTTATCTTAAATCTAAGACTCTCCAAAAACTTAATAGGTTATcttaaaactaataaaatatatcgataaaataaagataatgtaATCTTTACTtacatttatatgttaaaCTTCGAACTTAACCTTATCCTCTTCAAGGAACACCGAAAGTAAATCACGAACTGAAACGTTGTCAACAATACACATGGACCCACGCATCAGTCGCGGTAAGTCGGAACAAGTCGGAACACATCGGAATATCTCGGAGAATGTCGGGATACGTCGGAATATATCGAAACATATCGGAACAATTGAATTTCTAAAAGCGCGCCAACATCATTATATGCTATCGTTCTTTGACagtatactattatatatattttttatatataaatttacatataaattaaattattaatgtcaTCTGGAaatttatagtaataaattttgttatctttattaaaaatctatatacataaacgCATGATATATGCTAACAATAGTTTATGCATCCACACGTTTTCTTACAATATagcttttaatttcatttttatttcactcttattatcgatcaatttctgctccttttttttcttttcgatatatttgtaACATCTACATTCTCTGTGAGTACCCTTTTATGGTTAGAAGTACCGTTCGTTTCCTCCACGGATACAACATCATCTTTCGTACTATCAGGCTCGCTTGTCCCATTTGAAATATGCATGGAACTAAATTGAAACACATCTAAACCTTCAGACATTGTTTTTAGACGTAATTCACGTGATTCCTTTTTCAAcaactgtttttttttctgtttgcttttatttttcttctttttcttcaattctgCTTTTGTCATCTCTGTACCATTTTTCTCATCGACCTCCATaacatcttcgtcttcgtcttcctcttctacaGTAGTCGTAGTTTGTCCATTAACTTTTGAAATTGAATTggtatcctttttttttgcaggCCTATAAATAACGAGCAAGTAAAATGCATAAATACGATTGAAATAAGTAAtgaataaacatatttttaataataatgcttACCAACTAAGAGATATCCCAATTTGTGACgctaatttattatatgcacTTCTTGCATCTTTAGAAAGTATAGCTCTAGTCCTATATTTAACCAATTTTTCTCCAATACTTTCCCATTTCCATATTTCTGGTAAATGTTGTGCATGAACCGTATGCAAAagcaaaaataatagatatacaaATTTCTGTTTGATATCCTTTCCTATACTACCATTTTGATCTAAAGTAgatttttcatctttacaTTCATTTGCATCACATAAGTCTTGTAATGTgtttatactatttttatataacattttttccgTTTGAATTCGCTTTTTGTTCTTTGTAGACTCGGAACGAAGTAACCTGTTATTTCTGTAgaaaatagttaaaaattCGAGAGCTTGACCTCTGCGATACGACCTTATCGTATTATCAAACGCATATTCCACCTACatgatatgataaaaaatataacgcattaacgattatataattattttctattatacgtTAACTATAATCTTTCCGAAACATACCAGTAATGGTGCAAGTTGCCAATTACCTTCCCAGgataattgtaaaatacttTTGAAAAGAATAGCTGGCAAAACAcaatctcttttcttaaaGAATGCTGttaaattcgttttataaatCTCCACGAAAGTATCATCAGGTAAGCCCACGTACTGTACACAGCGTATTAAGAAAGCACAACATTCTGCTAATTTATCTCCCATTTCTTGACAAACAGAAGCGGaacgttctcctttttctattaaagtcttgtaataacatatattttatttactgcTCATCTAACGACATgtaatatcatatacatatatatgtataaatacctttaaaattattgttaataactCATTGTCGACTCCTTCCgtatctttaaatttttttatagttgataatttttttaaacaagcTCGTACGCGATTCTCTAGAGGTTTCTGATGTGGGTCCTTTATACAAAATTCTAATAACGCAAAAAGTGGAACAAGCATATCTAAAGCAACGGCCATAGCTGGATTGCATTCTAAATAAACTTCTAACAAATCTGTAACTCTGGCTCTAAAATGTGTCAATGCCTGTGCcgatttttcttgttttttcgaTTGTCCACGACGATTTTCTCGAAGAATTTTAAAGGCTGCAGCTAACGATTCATCTAATCGTTTCCCTTCGGCTTCATCAATTTTATCTACATCAACATCTTCATCATTATTGTCAAGATTAATACCTCCCAAAGCCTGACTTACTGCTACACGTAATCTATCTGTAACAgtttcatcttcattttcgaAAGCTGCATCACTATCCATATCGCTTTCATCCGAAGAATCAGTTGTAACTTCTGCattatcttctttaatattattatcattgtcaaTATCATTATCTTCATCGGAATCTGAAGactcttcattattttcaccTTCTATAGACAATGGATTACtatctcttttaatatctaaaacctaaaatagacaaatatagagaaattttaaatatttaataatatctataaatacaaCTTTAAGCACCAATATTcgttattatagaaatatacttACAGATAATATTTGATACACAGAAGCAGTTGTTATATATGGGCAAATATGTGGAAAAACACAAGTGACTAATGAACGCatcaaatgattatttttagataaaagtGATAACAAAAGATCTACAACTACTTCTACCCATTCTggttcttcttctacttttttattatgtaattgtttatttgattttaatttctttgtcaCTCGTTCATAGCAACTTTGAAGTTCATTGATAGACATAATTGCCATATCTGAATCTGAGAAAAGCTGTAGTCCCATGTGTAAGTACATAGTATGAAATATGGGTATAGCTTTTGCATTgggattattttctaatttttcgaTCAAATAAATCACTTTTTTCCATGCTTCTGCTGATTCATTACTCAATGGTATccttacttttatattttcagaatCCAATTCTGAATTGAAATAATGAACTAACGCACTCAACATATTTCGTAAATCGTTCAATTTAGGCAATTTATGATCCAAAGCACGATAGAAACTGTCTTTGAAATGTGCTGTAAAatcaatatacttttttactttaaacgagataataatgatatttgtgTTATGtcagaatgaaaattaatataacttaCGAGCAAGTTCTACACCGACATTCGGAACTTCGCACAAACCATACACAAATAAGAACTTTAATTGATTCAATCTCCATTCTTGATCCGGCAGCGTTGCTGGATGACTTATAAGcctgaaataatattttttaatgaaagagtaattgcattaaaaataagaacttAACAATTACATTGATTCGTAAAAGTACAATCGTTTTTTGTTACCTTGTTAGTAATTGGGCAGCATAGATCCTTTCTGCATTTGTCCAGCTTTCTGTTTTCaaattttccctttctttaggaatttcattttctattacaTTTCTGTACAGACTTGATAGTTTCTTAACTCCATCTGCATTTAAATTGCCGGTGATCACTTGAACAACCTTGGtacctgtttttttttctatcattagATCACCTGGATATAGGATCaacttttttaatacatttatctgtatttttgttttgatatCTTTGACACTTGTTACTAATAAATTCAGTAATTCCTTGAATGCTACCACAACTTCATCATTGTTATTCCTCTTTAAATTTGAACATTTCTTTAACATATGTTGCAAAAAATGTGAAGATAACAATGATGGAAGTACTGTTTTATCTGTAATATGTATGAGTAAAAGTCTTAAAATTTCTATAGCAACATGCTCATCAGTTTTTGATGGCTTTTGAAATTTGCGATCTATCCCTATCCAGAAGTCAGTCACAAAATCAGTGGCTGCCAGTTTTTCACAAAATAAAGTGAATACTGGATGATGACAAGATACTATTCTGGGTAAGtcctaaataataataaaatatacaaattatacaaatgtaataaaaaattataaagtagaTAAGACAGACAATTTCCTGcgattatatcattatatacttactgttaatatttttataatattttctatgctTTCCTTAGTGATAATATCATCACTacctaaatattttttcaagaaatccTGATTAACAAGAACTGGATATTTATCTCTGATAATCAATAAAGTATAAAACGTATCCAAAGTTTGTTCTGCCCACGGTTTGCCAAATTCCTTTTCGATGAATGGCCAAATGGATGTTTTTATGGAGTTTGTGTCAAgttgatttataaattcaattaaaaatgaaatggaaaCAAACGATAAATAACTACGTTGTTTTCCAGCATTAACAAGTATTTCTACAACTTTTGACTGAATATCAGTAGTACTACCCAAAAGTAATTTAGAACGAATTAATGCCCCGCTAGTTAATATACGtcccatatatatatcagcTTTTTCCTAAAACAGGATATAGTTCTGTTAAATCGCAATTAAGGTTAGTCCATATTAAATTAACATATTAAGAACAAAAGCTAAAGAactacaattatattatttatttttatttatattacacttTTGGTATTGCTGTTAACTGGGTGTAATTCCGTATCCATTGTAACTAAAATCGTGTCTACCGAGGTATTAGGATGCATTGTCAAAAAAGTTGTTAATGTACTATAAAAACCTTTCTTGGCATATAGCTTAGAAGATCCTAATCCACGTATTAATCTTGTCATAGCATATTTGTGTTCTTTGTTATCATGTATATCCTATAAagttatgaattttatttatcaatattattttaaaagaaacagCTTCGAACTTTTcgaaagtattattaatttttaggTTACTTACGGAATCATGTTCGTGCAAATGTCTCAGTAATGTAACTCCACCATCACATCTCACtgattcgtttttatttataagttttGTAAAACAGTCTAACGTTGTTGAATTCATCTTTTCTACACTTCGTAATTTTAAATCACGTGAAACATCCTGTGCCATGTGCGTGCTCTCAAGAGCCATCTTGATTCCTTACCATTAAGGACTACGCTAATCACAAATCTAAAcgaagttatttttaatattggttagatataaaatatttcctaaAAGATTAAGTGTATTTTATTTGACAAACtccatataatttttcttaatttattgtgcctatatcttttaaatcaaatttacttttttatttatttatttatttatttatttttttttttttaaatctacgTAGCAATATACAATGATctatacacataaatacaacgtacatacattcatacatacatacacgtatatgtgtaaAGATACTATTGCAACgaagtaaatttataatcacataaacattaattaaatagttACTAAACAAAGTAACATCAACGAAAAATAGTTATTTTTCcaaactaataataatgaaatgattTTCTAATTTCCACGATTTCGATGTTTTAGTTCGTAGATATTACTAAATTATGTactagaaaattttcattaatttaactGATCGTGATTGATATTATTCTCAATGAATATTAGAAAGTGTATGCAACACAGTACTTGTTGTATCCGTAATTCATCTAAACAGTTAGAACAGTGCCATCTTTAGCACAGTGACTCGCTCGACCCGCGCGGTCGCGATCAGTTTCGTGTATCCAATATGGCAGGTCGAGGTGGTTACGAAGATCCAAGGCAAGTATCGGTCAAAATGTTGTTTGTATACAATAACCACTACGCTATCTAAAATAGTTTAACTATAAAGTTTAGTTTTTTAGTActtttaacgagaaaagaggTTCTTTCCACAAATATCTCGCGACTTTAAGGTTAAGTGAATTCATATTAGAGTGCAGCACACAGCATCTCGCGGACATAGTGCCTCGAACACGCGGCTTTATTTTGGCCGGTTGTCTATCAGTGGATATGAAACGTGGCACTGTGAATGGAACTCTCCGATTAAtcatgtttttataataacaatacgaAATCTCGTGAAAGTCACTCAACGTATATCCGTTTGAGTACCTGTGCCCTAATAACGCAGTATCCAATTCAGTGTCAGAAACTATGATATCGTATTAACAAACATACATTTTGGTGTTTTTATACCTATTCTAGAAACAATAGTGATATTACGagtactcttctctttttttatttataacatctccgatttatttcatatttcaataaGGTTATGATACGCGAAttgtatgtaataaatttacaaaaatacacAAGCAATATGCACACAAGAGTATCAATTTAAGAAcatca from Vespula pensylvanica isolate Volc-1 chromosome 12, ASM1446617v1, whole genome shotgun sequence includes:
- the LOC122633482 gene encoding myb-binding protein 1A; protein product: MALESTHMAQDVSRDLKLRSVEKMNSTTLDCFTKLINKNESVRCDGGVTLLRHLHEHDSDIHDNKEHKYAMTRLIRGLGSSKLYAKKGFYSTLTTFLTMHPNTSVDTILVTMDTELHPVNSNTKSEKADIYMGRILTSGALIRSKLLLGSTTDIQSKVVEILVNAGKQRSYLSFVSISFLIEFINQLDTNSIKTSIWPFIEKEFGKPWAEQTLDTFYTLLIIRDKYPVLVNQDFLKKYLGSDDIITKESIENIIKILTDLPRIVSCHHPVFTLFCEKLAATDFVTDFWIGIDRKFQKPSKTDEHVAIEILRLLLIHITDKTVLPSLLSSHFLQHMLKKCSNLKRNNNDEVVVAFKELLNLLVTSVKDIKTKIQINVLKKLILYPGDLMIEKKTGTKVVQVITGNLNADGVKKLSSLYRNVIENEIPKERENLKTESWTNAERIYAAQLLTRLISHPATLPDQEWRLNQLKFLFVYGLCEVPNVGVELAPHFKDSFYRALDHKLPKLNDLRNMLSALVHYFNSELDSENIKVRIPLSNESAEAWKKVIYLIEKLENNPNAKAIPIFHTMYLHMGLQLFSDSDMAIMSINELQSCYERVTKKLKSNKQLHNKKVEEEPEWVEVVVDLLLSLLSKNNHLMRSLVTCVFPHICPYITTASVYQILSVLDIKRDSNPLSIEGENNEESSDSDEDNDIDNDNNIKEDNAEVTTDSSDESDMDSDAAFENEDETVTDRLRVAVSQALGGINLDNNDEDVDVDKIDEAEGKRLDESLAAAFKILRENRRGQSKKQEKSAQALTHFRARVTDLLEVYLECNPAMAVALDMLVPLFALLEFCIKDPHQKPLENRVRACLKKLSTIKKFKDTEGVDNELLTIILKTLIEKGERSASVCQEMGDKLAECCAFLIRCVQYVGLPDDTFVEIYKTNLTAFFKKRDCVLPAILFKSILQLSWEGNWQLAPLLVEYAFDNTIRSYRRGQALEFLTIFYRNNRLLRSESTKNKKRIQTEKMLYKNSINTLQDLCDANECKDEKSTLDQNGSIGKDIKQKFVYLLFLLLHTVHAQHLPEIWKWESIGEKLVKYRTRAILSKDARSAYNKLASQIGISLSWPAKKKDTNSISKVNGQTTTTVEEEDEDEDVMEVDEKNGTEMTKAELKKKKKNKSKQKKKQLLKKESRELRLKTMSEGLDVFQFSSMHISNGTSEPDSTKDDVVSVEETNGTSNHKRVLTENVDVTNISKRKKRSRN